One Natrinema longum genomic window, GGCGGTGGGCGATGTAGACGGTATCGGCGAACTTCGTGAGGAAGGTTGCTTCCTCCATGGCGGCGTCGCCGCCGCCGACAACGAGCATGTCCTCGCCGCGGAAGAACGCGCCGTCACAGGTCGCACACGTCGAGAGACCGTAGCCCATGAGTTCGTCCTCGCCGGGGATACCGAGAGTTCGGGCGCTGGCACCCGAGGCCGCGATGACGGCGTCGGCGGTGTAGACGTCGCCGTTCGTGAGTTCGACGCGGAACGGCCGACTCGAGTCATCGACCGACTCGATGATGCCGTTTTGTAGCTCCGCGCCGAACTGTTTGGCCTGCTCTTTCATGTTGTTGACCAGCTCCGGACCGCCGATGCCGTCGGGGAAACCTGGGTAGTTAGCGACGTCGGTGGTCAGGGTAAGTTGGCCGCCGGGTTCGTCGCCTTCGATGACCAGGGGCTCGTTGTTCGATCGGCCGGCGTAGATAGCGGCGGTCAGACCGGCGATGCCGGTGCCGGCGATGATCAGTTTGCGATGCTCGACGATTTCCTCGTCGGTTTCCGTGGCGATGCCGAGTTTCTCGTCGAGTTCGCCCGTCTCGTTCAGCGCGGCGGTGTCGTCCCAGCCGCCGATCAGCTCGTCGTCGATGAACACTTCGGGGGCGGTCTGGCGACCGTCCGCGCGCTCGACCATCTCCTCGAAGCGTTCGTCGTCGCCGGTGACGTTGTACGTCTCGTACTCGACTGCCTTGCTGTCGAAGAGGTCCTTGGCCTTCTCGCAATACGGACAGTCCGTTTTAGTATAGATTTCGACGCGTGGCTGATCGGTCATGGG contains:
- a CDS encoding FAD-dependent oxidoreductase translates to MTDQPRVEIYTKTDCPYCEKAKDLFDSKAVEYETYNVTGDDERFEEMVERADGRQTAPEVFIDDELIGGWDDTAALNETGELDEKLGIATETDEEIVEHRKLIIAGTGIAGLTAAIYAGRSNNEPLVIEGDEPGGQLTLTTDVANYPGFPDGIGGPELVNNMKEQAKQFGAELQNGIIESVDDSSRPFRVELTNGDVYTADAVIAASGASARTLGIPGEDELMGYGLSTCATCDGAFFRGEDMLVVGGGDAAMEEATFLTKFADTVYIAHRREEFRAEDYWIDRVHEKVESGEIEIMKNTELIEIHGSQAEGVDHVTLVENEQGHPTDRLDDPETEEFEFDVGAVFFAIGHTPNTDYLEGTGVETDADGYLKTTGGEGGGQTETDVPGIFGAGDVVDYHYQQAVTAAGMGSKAALDADEYLENLERADSSVADAEAAAADD